The Helicobacter canis genomic sequence CAGCTTTTAGAAGAAGTGCTGCACGATAGCCACAATGACATAGCAAAAGCAAGCAAGATTCTAGGAATGAGTGAAGAGATTTTGCAGTATAAGCTTGCCAAATACGATATACGCAATCCTAAGTGATATTTTTAGTGAAAAATAATGGATTGTGTGCTAGTATCGCGCTTTTTGCATTACTACATACATACGCGTGTGCGATCGCGCGACCACAACAGCCAGCAAGATTAGAGAGATTAGGAAGATAATGAGTGAGATTATAGGATTTAGACAAGAAGGCGGAGAGATCATCGATCTGCAAAGTATCGCCCTAGAGCGCGGAGAGTCGCTAGCTACACTGCGAGAAAAGCTACAAAAGCACTCCATTGATACAAGCGCGTATGGGGAGGCGATCCACTTTGATAATTCTGCCAACGCACTTGCGATTATCCGCCACTCTTGTGCGCATTTGCTAGCCCAAGCGATCAAGCAGCTTTACCCTGATGCGAAGTTTTTCGTAGGACCGGTGGTTGAGGAGGGATTCTACTACGACTTTAAGACAAGCAGCAAAATCGGTGAAGAAGACTTAGAGAAAATCCAAGCGCGTATGAAAGAGCTAGCAAAATCTGGTGATATGATAGAAAAGTCTGTGATAAGCCGCGCCCAAGCACAAGAGCGATTTAAAGATGATGAGCTAAAGTGTTCGGTGATGAGCAACATAGTGGGCGATAGCTTTGGGCTGTATGCGCAAGGGGATTTTGTGGATCTATGCCGCGGACCGCATTTGCCTAGCACGAAGCTCTTGCATAGCTTTACGCTCACTAAGCTTGCAGGGGCGTATTTGGGCGGCGATGAGAGTGCGGAGATGCTTGTTAGAATCTATGGCATAGCCTTTGCGGATAAAGAGAGTTTAAAGAGCTATCTCCACCAACTAGAAGAAGCCAAAAAGCGCGACCATAGAAAGCTAGGGCAGGAAATGGGGCTTTTTACCTTTGATGAGCAGCTAGGGGCTGGGCTGCCTATATGGCTGCCAGCAGGGGCAAGATTGCGCAGGCGCATAGAAGAGCTGCTGACTCGTGCGCTTATTATGCGAGAGTATGAGCCTGTGAGGGCACCAGAGATTTTGAAAAGTGAAGTATGGAAAATCAGCGGGCATTATGATAATTACAAAGAAAATATGTATTTCACAAGTATTGATGATGTGGAGTATGGCATAAAGCCGATGAACTGCGTGGGGCATATCAAAGTCTATCAGCATAGCAAGCGAAGTTATAGAGAGCTACCGCTTAGATTTTATGAATATGGCGTGGTGCATAGACACGAGAAAAGCGGCGTGCTGCACGGGCTTTTGCGTGTGAGAGAATTTACCCAAGATGATGCGCATATTTTCTGTATGCCAAGCCAGATAGAAGCAGAGGTGCATAGTATTTTGGATTTTACGCGCAAGATTATGGGGGCATTTGGCTTTAGCTATGAAATGGAGCTATCCACACGCCCGGAGAAATCTATCGGTGATGATGCGGTGTGGGAGATCGCTACAAATGCCCTGCGATCCGCGCTAGAATCCAGCCAGATCCCTTATAATGTCGATGAAGGTGGGGGGGCGTTTTATGGACCTAAGATTGATATTAAAATCACTGATGCTATCGGGCGCAAATGGCAGTGTGGGACGATCCAAGTGGATATGAATCTGCCCAATCGCTTTTGCCTTGAATATATTGATGAAAACAATCAGCCCAAGCAGCCTGTAATGCTACATCGCGCGATTTTGGGGAGCTTTGAGCGATTTTGCGCGATTTTGTGTGAGCATTTTGGCGGGGAATTTCCCTTTGCTATCGCGCCTACGCAAGTGGTGATTATCCCCATTTCTAGCGAGCAGCAAGACTACGCACGCCATATCCAGCTAGCTCTGCGACACATAGGCGTGTATGCGGAGATTAGCGATAAAAATGAGACCCTTAGCAAGCGCGTGCGCAATGCAGAGAAACAGCGCGTGCCGATGATTGCTATCATCGGGGCAAAGGAAGTGGAATCCAAAATGCTTGCAGTGCGAGATAGGCGAGCAAAAGAGCAGAGCAATATGACAGAAGGAGAGTTTATAGCAATGATAGAATCCAAAAAAGAAGAGGTGAGCTTTTGAGCAAAGAAGAAGTTTTGCTAAATGAAAATATCCGTTTTAGCGAGGTGCGGTGCATTGATGATGATGGCTCCACTTATGGGATCATTTCAGCTAGTGAAGCAAGAGGGTTTGCAAGGGAGAAAGGCTTAGATCTAGTGTGTATCTCGCCTACTGCCAAGCCCCCTGTGTGCAAGATTATGGACTATGGCAAATACCGCTACCAGCTAGAAAAGAAGCAAAAAGAAGCCAAGAAAAAGCAAAAGCAAATTGACATTAAAGAAATCAAGCTCTCCGCCCAAATCGCGCAAAATGACATCAACTACAAGGTCAAGCACGCTAAAGAATTTATCGCAAGTGGCAAGCATGTGCGATTCAAAGTCGTGCTAAAGGGCAGGGAGACAAGCGACCCGCAGCTTGGTGTAGCGGTGCTTAATCGTGTCCTAGCAATGATGGAGGAAGTCGCCCAGCCAGAGAAAGAGCCAAAGACAGAAGGACGCTTTGTAAGCTGGCTGTTTGTGCCTAAGCGGTAGGTGTAGCTTTAAGGTAGTAAGAGCAAAGTGGATTCTATGGGGTAGGCGATTCAGTCTTGAGTGGGCAATGCGGCAGTGTTGCGGCTTATGGCAAAGGCACGAACGCTAAGTTCGCTAACCTTTACCATAAGCCGCAAAGCTACCACAGCCCCACCGCAACCCTTAGAATCGTGCGAAGTAAAATAGGCTTTTTGAATAAGCCCTTTTTCTGTCATTGCGAGACACTGCGAAGCAGTGGCGTGGCAATCCACAAAAAAAGTGGATTCTAGGCTTAATGCCGTTTTTCTCTCACTTGCGAGCCGATGAAAGCACCACTTCTGTCATTGCGAGATTCTGCGGTAGCGGAATCGTGGCAAAGCAAGGCGAAGCCGCAGCTTCTTTAGTAATCCACTTTCACACTAGAATCCACTTTTGAAATTAGATTCTAGGGTTGTTTTATGGATCGCCACGCCTTGCTAGCGCAAGGCTCGCGATGACGGAGAGAGACAGCGTAGCGCAAGGCTCGCGAGTGAGAGATTGGGGGAGAGCGGTGTCATCTCGCGATGATAAAAGGGGAGTTTCATCATCTCGCGATGACAGAATTTGTGCCTCAATCCTAGAATCCACTTTTCAAAGGATAGATATGCAAAAGATTGTCATAACAATCAATGGTATGTCTTGCGCTTCTTGTGCAAATTCCATCATAAAAACCCTCAAAGCAAAGCAGCTTCTCAATGACATACACATCAATCTAATCACCAAAACCGCCACGCTCACCCTAGATGAGAGCCACTCGCTAGAAGCAATTTTCTCCGCGATTAAAAAGCTAGGCTATGAGCCAAAATCTAGCCCATCTAGTCCATTTATCCCTGTGAGCAATGCCGCAAAACCTCTTGCCACATCGCCGCTTACGCCATATAAGCCAAGCATTTCTCCCCCAGCACAAGGGCGTCCTAGCCAGTCAAGCCAGAGCTTCCACACTAGGGATAAAGTGGATTCTAGCCCCGCGATAATTCCACAACCAACGCAAGAAAATGTAAGCAAGACAAGCACCAATCCCAGCCAGAGAATTTTTCTAACGCCAAAAATACAAGAGCTAATGCACCTTGCCACCAATTTTATCCACAAAAAACGCGTGCTACTAAGCGGACTCATCGCCCTTGCAATCCTCTATCTCTCTATGTCGCCTATGGTGTTTGATACAGCACTTATCGCACCATTTAATGATATGCGTGTAAATTTCTTTGCCCAGCTCTTTTTAGCCCTTAGTGGTATGCATTTGGGGCGGGAGTATTATTTCAAGGGTTTTAGGGCGTTGTTTGCCAAAGCCCCTACAATGGACTCACTCATCGCCCTAAGCACGAGCGCATCGCTTGTGTATAGCGTGTATAATGCCCTGCTAGGACATACGCATTGGTATTTTGAGAGTATTTGTGTGATTGTGTTTTTTGTGCTATTTGGGAAAGGCTTAGAGCAAAATGCCAAAGACACGACCGCTGCGGTGATCCGCACGCTACTTTTGCGCAATCTCTCTCAAGTGATCCGCCTAGAATCCAGCTCTAAAACATCAATCCCACCCCAAGCCATACGCATAGGCGATAGGCTGCAGATCCTCCCCGCCCAGACAATCCCAGCAGATGGGATTATCACGCAAGGATCTTGCGCGCTTGATGAGTCTATGCTAAGTGGCGAGGTGCTACCGGTGGAAAAGAGTGTAGGGCAAAGGGTCTATGCAGGGAGTATCAATACCAATCGCGCCTTTATTATACAGGCTACTAGCACCAGCGAGCAAAGCACGCTTAGTGCGCTTAGTGCGCTTGTGCAAGAAGCCCTTGTGTCAAAGCCAGCACTTGCTAGGCTAGCAGATATAATCGCAAGCTATTTTGTCCCAGCAGTGATTGCCATAGCATTTGGGGCATTTTTGTTGTGGTGGGCGATTATGGGGGTGGATTTTGGCTTTGGCGTGTGTATAGCTGTGCTTGTGATCTCCTGCCCTTGTGCGCTTGGGCTTGCCACGCCTATGGCAGTGATGATAGGCACAGCCCTTGCTAATAAACAAGGGGTTTTCATCAGGCAGGCTCAAAGCTTTGAGAATCTAGGCAGGGTCAGTGATGTGGTGTTTGACAAGACAGGCACGCTTACTAATGCGGCTTTAGAGGTAGTGGAGATTAGCAGCATAAGCGAGCTAGATCAAGCAGAGATCCTAGCCATAAGCGCAGGAGTCGAGCAAGGCAGTGAGCATATCATCGCCAAAGCGATCTTGCAAGAAGCCAAAAAGCAGGGCATTAGCCCAAGGGATTGCGGCGAGTTTAGGGCATTTGCGGGCTATGGCATAGAGGCTAGAGACACACAAGGGATCACCTATGTGCTTGGGGCAAAAGAGCTATTGCAAGGCGCGGTGGATTCTAGCCTAGATAAAGAATGCGCGTATATCCAAGTCTTTTTGGGGCAAAGGGTGGATTCTAGCTATAAGATCCTAGGCTCTATCACACTGCAAGATACTCTAAAAAGCGGTGCGCAAGAGATGATAGAAGCCCTAAAGGCTAAGGGCATAACCCCCCATATCCTAAGCGGCGATAGTGCTGCTAATACCGCGCATATAGCACGCAAGCTTGGTATCACGCACTATAAAGCCCACGCCAAGCCCGCGGATAAGCTTGCTTATATCAAGGCGTTGCAAGATAAAGGCAGAGTCGTGCTAATGGCAGGCGATGGGGTCAATGATATAGGTGCGCTTGCTGCAGCAGATGTCTCACTAAGCTTCGCGCACGCAAGCGATGTGAGTAAAAATACCGCTGATATTATCATCTATCACAATGACATATCGCGCGTGCTTTATGTGATGAGACTTTCGCACAAGGTTATGCAAAATATCAAGGAGAATCTAGCCTTCGCCTTTGTGTATAACTGCCTTTGCATACCCATTGCGTGTGGGGTGCTCTACTATCCAGCCCAGATTTTGCTAAACCCTATGCTAGCGGCTTTTGCGATGAGTGCTAGCAGTGTTTGTGTGGTGCTAAATAGCCAGCGGCTATGGCGGTTTAGAGCCTAAGGTGGATTCTAGCAATGCCCATTTTTCACAAGCCAGCCTTTCTCCGTCATCGCGAGCCTTGCGCTAGCAAGGCGTGGCGATCCATAAAACAACCCTAAAATCTAATTTCAAAAAGTGGATTCTAGGGTAAAAGTAGATCGCCACGATTTTGCTACCGCCAAATCTCGCAATGACAGAGAGTTTCATCGGCTCGCAAGTGAGAGAAAAAGGCGATATGTGTGGAGCTAGATTCTCATAGATTCTAGGCTAAAGTGTGCAAGAGTGGCTAGAATCTGGTCTTTTGGTATATCATCGCGCAGGGTAAAATCCCCTATGCCTTTAGGTAGCACGAAGCAAAGTGCGTTGTTGTGAGATTTTTTATCTAGGAAAAAGGCTTGATAAAATGCCTCTATATCGCTGATAGGATAAGCCTCATCAAGCCCTAGTCGCCTAAGCACTCTTTCTATGCGCTTTGCCTGTGTCTCTTGCAAAAGCCCTAGCCGCAGGGCTAAATCATTTGCCATAGTCATACCTATCGCCACGGCTTGTCCGTGCAAGAAGCGTTTATAGTGGGTTTGCATCTCAATGATATGCGCAAAAGTGTGTCCATAATTAAGCGCGGCGCGGATACCGCTCTCTCTCTCATCTTGCTCGACCACGCGAGCTTTGATCGCTATGGACTTTTGGATAAAAGGCAGCAACACGCTAGGATCTAGCATATCATCTTGGCTGGATTCTAGGGCTTCAAAGCCTAGCTTATCAAAGCACACAAGCACCTTTACCACCTCTGCTAGCCCAGCTCTAATCTCGCGTGCAGGGAGTGTGCGCAAAAACTCTTTATCGATATATACCGCACTAGGCTGGTGGAAAAGCCCTATGAGGTTTTTGCCATAGGCATTATTGATCCCGCATTTACCGCCCACAGAGGCATCGACTTGTGCGAGCAGGGTCGTGGGGATTGACACATAGCTAATCCCTCGCTCAAAAATCCCACTAGCAAAGCCCACCATATCGCTTATCACGCCACCTCCAAGGGCTATCATTAGCGATTTTCTATCTAGGCGATTGGCAAAAGCACATTGCAAAATCTGCTCGATACTCTGCATATTTTTATGCTCTTCGCCATCAGGGACAATGCAGACAAAGACTTCTTGCGCGCGGATTTTGGGCAGGATTTTGTGGAGATAGAGTCCTGCTATTTTTGGGTTGCTTACAACTAGGGCTTTGCTTTTTGCCGTGATGAAAGCGCGATCATTGTGCAAAAAGTCTTCGATGATGACAGGATAAGTCGCAGAAGGTGCTGTAATGGTAAGTGTAGGCATACGCTTCCTTGGGAGTAAGATGATAGGGATTGTAGTATATTTGGCTTAAGGGATGGTTAGACCTAGGGGTGGATCCATAGATCTAGCCTTAGAATCCAATAGAATCCAAGCAGCCCCAAATCCTAGAATCCACTTTTTGCAAAGGATTCAGCTTGCGGGCTAGAATCGTGGATTTCTGCCGCTTACTGCGTCAATAGACCTTAAGTCTTATTATCCTTATAAGCCTTGAAAAGCCACAATTCTAGCCGCGCAATCTTAGAATCCAAAAGCGGTGATAAAACAAGCCTAAACCCCCTAGAATCCACTTTTGAAAACAATGTTAAAAAGCACAAAAACACAAAAGCGGATTCTAGTGTGGGGAGTGCGGGGAGTGGATCGCCACGCTTTGTCTTGCGCCAAAGCTCGCGATGACGGAAAAACGCGGCAAGTCAAAAGTGGATTCTAGGAAAACGATTCTAAGCATTGTGGTGCTAAAATCCACTTTTCGACAATTCTAAGCAAGTCGCACAGGATTCTAGGATTTCTAAAGAAACCTGCGAGCTCACGCAAGCAGGTTTCTTTAGAAAAGCTGAATCCACACACAAAATCTTTTGAAAGGATACAAATGACTCGTAGAGACTTTATCAATGGTATGGCAGTAGCCGTAGTCGCTGGAATGACACCGCTAGAGATTCTAGCAAGAGATGCTAAAAAGCCTTACTATCCCCCACTTTGGCAGAATCTTGTGGGCAGCGATGATGATAGCTACTTCTTCGCCCACGCCTTGCGCGATGGTGAGCAATATGACTTTAGTGCGCTGCCTATACAAGAGCAGTATGATTTGGTGGTCGTAGGAGCTGGGATCAGCGGGCTTAGTGCGGCGTGCTTGTTCCACGATACACACAAAGGCGCAAAAAGCCTGATACTCGATAATCACAAAGACTTCGGCGGACACGCTAGGCGCAATGAGTTTGCCACACCTTATGGGCAGATCTTGACCTATGGTGGCAGCGAGTCGCTACAATCGCCAAAATCTCTTTATAGCAAAAAGGTCGTGGCGTTTCTAGCTAGCCTAAATATCGATATAGACGCTTTAGCAAAGTGCTTTAATCAAGACTTCTACCCAGATTTAGGGCTTAGTCGGGGCGTGTTTTTTAGCAAAAAGGACTTTGGAGCAAGCAAGCTTGTAAGCGGCGATCCTCGCGTGGTGATTGATGATAGCATTAAAAAAGAGCGCAATAATGCTAGGAGCTTTGCGGAGTTTATCGGGGATTTTCCTATGCCTAAGGCTGATAGAGACGCGCTTTTAGAGCTTTTTACCACGCCTAAAGACTATCTACAAGGCTTAAGCAGCAAGCAAAAGCGCGACTACCTAGCCCACACAAGCTATAAGCAATTCTTGCAAGAGAGAGTCAAGCTCTCTCCGCTGGCTCTAAGCTTTTTTGATGGTGTGAGTGATGATTTTATGGCATTAGGGATTGATATGATCTCTTGCGAATTAGCACAAGAGTGTGCTTTGCCGGGATTTGCTGCTACAAACTCTGCGAATGAAGTCTTTGAAGAGCCCTATATCCACCACTTCCCCGATGGCAATGCCTCTATCACGCGCCTAATGGTAAAAAAGCTTATCCCCCATATCGCTACTTGTGGCAATACACCAGAAGAAGTGCTACTAGCTCAATTTGATTATAGCAAGCTTGATTTGCCAAAAAATATGAGTAGGATCCGCCTGCAAAGCACCGCGCTTGATGTGCGTAATGTCGCAGGGGGTGTGGAGATAGTCTATGGATCTATGCAGGATAGAAAGCTGCATAAAATCTTTGCCAAAAAGGTCATTATGGCAAACTACAATGCGATGATCCCCTACATTGTCAAAGAGCTGCAAGATGGGCAAAAAAGCGCGCTATCTCAATGTGTCAAAACCTCTCTTATTTATACAAAAGTCCTGCTCTCTCAATGGGAGTGCTTCACAAAGCTTGGCATACACGATATTTACGCGCCAAAATCTTTCTATGTCAATACCAAGCTTGATTATCCCGTAGATATGGGCGCATACAAGCACCCACGCGATCCCAAAAAGCCTATATGCCTGCATTTGATCGGCTCTCCCTTGCGGCTTAATCCTAAAGAGCTTGACACCACGCAGCTTACTGCTAGAGATCTCTCTCGCTTGACACGCCACGCCCTTTTAGAGACGCCATTTTCTACCCTAGAGCAAATGACCCTTTCGCACTTGCAAGAGATGCTTGGCGGGGCTGGATTTAAAAAAAGCGATGTGCTAGGTATCACGCTTAATCGCTGGGGGCATTGCTATGCGTATAATTACAACTCGCTTTTTGACACGCCAAAACAAAGCAAAGCCACGATAAAAGCCGCGCGCAAAGTCTGCGGAAATATCGCCATTGCTAATTCTGATGCCAATTGGGAAGCATTTTTACAAGATGCCATAGAGCAGGCGATGAGAGCTTTGGGGGATTTGGGCTTAAGCTAGATTAGCAAGCGATCTAATTTTGGCGTTGGCTTTTCTCAAAGAAACCTTGAAGAAGACAATCAAGGCAGTTTGGAAAATCGCCCCTTTAATCAAACCCCCTAGAATCCACTTTTGAAAACAATGCCAACGATATGCAAAAAGTGGATTCTAGTGTGAAAGTGGATTACTAAAGAAGCTGCGGCTTCGCCTTGCTTTGCCACGATTTTGACAAGTCAAAATCTCGCAATGACAGAAGTGGTGCTTTCATCGGCTCGCAATGACAGAAAAAGGGCATTAAGCCTAGAATCCTCGTTTGAAGGGTATTTAACTTCAAAAAGCCTATTTTACTTCATACGATTCTAAGGATTGCGGTGGGGCTTTCGTAGCTTTTTAGGGATTTGGGGGCAGAGCAAGACTAGAGGTCTGCGGTTGTCCTAAAAATAGCGTAATCAATCGCATTGCTCGCCCAAAACTGAATCGCCAACCCCCCCTAGAATCCATTTTTTTACACTTTGCTTAATTAGGATTCTAAGATTGTGGTGCTAGAATCGTGGTTTTCTAAAGAAACATCGGCTTGCGCCGAGCGGTGTCCCTTGTTTTCAAGGCGGAGGCGAAGGGATTTATCTAGGCGATAATGAGCAAGCCTCCGCCGCAGAATCCACGATTCTAGCCCGCAAGCTGAATCCCTAGAATCCACTTTTAGGCTTAATGCGATCCTATGGGGATAAACATCTGCGGATGCTTATGAAGCAGCAAGGAGAGTCGCTCCGCCTTGGTAGAAAAGAGCGCGAAAAGCCTTGTTTTAGCGATACATTCTTCAAAGGGTAGGAAATGCAGCACAGGCTCGGTCAAGTCTTGCAGGTAGAAAATGGGATTTTTGCTTGTGGTTTTGGTGATTAGCACCTTTTTGCCAAAGCTTCTGCCTAGGGCTTCATAGTCTTTGATAATGGCATCTTGATGCACACCATCTGGCTCAAAATCATACACTTGTATATCAGTCTTTGTCTGGATAGCGATGTCAAAAATCACGCTTGAGATATTCTCCCCTGCATTCATCTCTTCATTGGTGATGACTAGGCATTGCTTGCAGTCTGTTAGGCAAAGGGCAGCGGTTTTTAGCACAGGGGTTGCGGTGCGATAGAGTGCTTTGCGGTGCGATCGCTTGGCAAAAAGCTCTGTCCCTACGATGATAAGCCCGATTTTTCTCGTGCGATCTTTTTCAAGCCTATCAATGAAGCTCGCATTGCTATAATCAAATTTGAGCGCGATACTAGAATCCTGCTTGCAAAGCTCCTTGATCTCATAGATTGTGGCAAAGTCCGCTGGATTTAGCACGATGACAAAGAGCTTTGTCGAGCGGATAAGACTATGGAAGTAGATAGCCTGCGTGATGTCGCGCAAAATCGCGCTAGAATCTTGGGCTAGCATATCCACATAGACATAAATATCGCGCCCAAAGGGTGAGGGGAACTGCCCTATATCAGACTTGATTTGCTTATAAATATTTCTTAGTGTCTTTGGATCACCTGCGACAAGCACGACATCTTGAGGCTGTATCACTAGAGAAAAGGTGCTTAGAAGAAATGCATTATTGCGGTAGATCCCAATGATTTTGTAATTTTTCTGCTGGATAGAGCCGATATGCCGATAGGCAAACACACTCCCAAATGGCACGCCCACCTCCATAATCTCCCCCTGCCCTAGCCCAAAGCCACGCGGGATAATGGGCACATTAGGCAGCCTTGAGATAAACTGCCCTGCGATGATCTTGGCATCATCAAGAAATATCGCGTGATCATCGCGCTGCAAGCTCTCATCGCTCACGCTAGAGAGCGTAACTATACGCGCTTCTTTGCAGATTTTGCGCGTGATTGCAAAGACCGCGCGCGCTTGATCTCTATCTTCCATAATCACAAACACATCGCTAAGATCTAGGCTTCTGTGCTCATCAAACACCTGTGTAAGGTGGTATTCTGAAGTGGGATCAAAATGATGAAAGCTAAAGGAGCTTGGGAATTTCTCTGGGATCATTGCAGAGTCTTTAACAATGACAATATAGAGATTATTACTAAAATACTTTTCTAGCACGGAGTCAAGAAACACCTTGCCGACAACGCTATCAAGCACAAGCACGACTTTTTTCACATCATTTCCTTACATTAGGCTAAGTGGGATTTGTGGCGGCATTATACCAAAGCCAAAATCCCAAGCCTAGAATCCACTTCGCGCTTGTAGTGTAGCCTAAGCCATAAGCACATCTTGGCAGATCGTAAGGAATGCTATTTGCTAGTATCTAGCATAAATACGCCTGTAAGGATAGATTATGAAATACTCTTATCACATTGCCCTAGCCTTAGTGGGGCTATTTGTAGCAAGTATGCTTAGCGCGTGCTACAAGCCTCCAAAACTCACCCAAAATGCCATAAATGTCAAAATCTATCGCGGTAAATCATCGCTCAAAGACTGCGTGTATATCACAGAGACTTCAGGGGTTGTCAATACCAAAGGCTATGGCATAAAGCTCCTTGCCGCCATAGCCGGCGCGGAAAATGACCTACGCAACAAAGCCGTGCGCTTTGGGGGCAATGCCGCTCTTGTGCTACACACAGAGTCGCGCTACCTAGGGGCGGACTATCAGTTTAAAATGGGGCTGGCAAATGACAATACCGCTAACAAAATCGATGAATACATCATCTACGCCGAAGTGTATCGCTGCAGGCTCTAGTGGGCGCGTGGGCAAGCGTTAGATTTTCTATGGCATTATTGCGCTTTACAGCCAAAGACAAAGGAAGCAAATGAAAAAGACGCATATATATATCGCCGCTTTTATGGCGTTTCTAGGGGTAATCTATGCCGCCCCAAGCGATGCCACCACCGCGAAAAATCTCCTAGAGTCAAAAACCAAGCGCAGCTTAGAAGTAGTGAGCTTTAGCCCCTTAGAATCCAGCAATCTCTTCTTGCTCACTATCCAAGATAAAACAAATGGCTACAAAACTCTCCTTATAAGCGATGAGAAGCAGCAAAACCTAGTGGTAGCAAGCGCGTTTTTTAGCAGCAATGAAGCAGCGATGAAGCGCGTGCAGCAGGAGCTAAACGCCATAAGCAGCCATAATTTCAAAGCCCAGAACTCCGCCAAGCTTAATGAGCTTTTTGCCTCTATCCCCACAGACTATGCCATAACCATAACCGGCGCGAATACAAAAAAGCTCTACATCATCTCAGACCCTATGTGTAGCCACTGCCAAGAAGAGCTAGCACACATAGAAGAGC encodes the following:
- a CDS encoding DUF4156 domain-containing protein translates to MKYSYHIALALVGLFVASMLSACYKPPKLTQNAINVKIYRGKSSLKDCVYITETSGVVNTKGYGIKLLAAIAGAENDLRNKAVRFGGNAALVLHTESRYLGADYQFKMGLANDNTANKIDEYIIYAEVYRCRL